A part of Arthrobacter dokdonellae genomic DNA contains:
- a CDS encoding histidine phosphatase family protein encodes MPKPADAPREEAAVPAEQSVLQPPGLRRRVIFWRHGRTSWNAARRFQGQSDIPLDEVGAAQAERAAGLLAGKLAAFPVPDAVKIVSSDLSRAVNTARALSALTGGDVTMDPRLRETFGGRWEGLSFDEIERAYPAEIKLWQLDEPNVRAGGGETRAEVAGRMVDAILDGVAGTPEGSTLVVATHGGATRVALAKLLGLPEELWRTLSGLSNCHWSVVEQSQPSLAGASQWHWRLTEHNVGTLPQPFEAPEDLAEPVED; translated from the coding sequence GTGCCGAAGCCTGCGGATGCGCCCCGGGAGGAAGCTGCGGTCCCGGCCGAGCAGTCCGTCCTGCAGCCCCCGGGCTTACGCCGCAGGGTGATTTTCTGGCGGCACGGGCGAACATCCTGGAATGCGGCCCGCCGATTCCAGGGCCAAAGCGACATCCCGCTCGATGAGGTGGGGGCCGCGCAGGCGGAGCGGGCAGCCGGACTGCTGGCCGGCAAGCTGGCCGCCTTCCCGGTGCCCGACGCGGTAAAGATCGTCTCCTCCGACCTGTCCCGGGCGGTCAATACCGCCCGCGCGCTCTCGGCGCTGACGGGCGGGGACGTCACGATGGACCCGCGGCTGCGGGAAACGTTTGGCGGCCGCTGGGAGGGACTCTCCTTCGACGAGATCGAGCGCGCCTACCCTGCCGAGATCAAGCTGTGGCAGCTGGACGAGCCCAATGTCCGGGCCGGTGGGGGAGAGACCCGGGCGGAAGTGGCGGGACGCATGGTGGACGCCATCCTGGATGGGGTGGCGGGCACGCCCGAGGGAAGCACCCTGGTGGTGGCCACGCATGGCGGGGCCACGCGCGTGGCGCTGGCCAAGCTGCTCGGCCTGCCCGAGGAGCTGTGGCGCACCCTGTCCGGACTGTCCAACTGCCACTGGTCCGTGGTGGAGCAGTCCCAGCCCTCGCTGGCAGGCGCCAGCCAATGGCATTGGCGGCTGACCGAACACAACGTGGGCACCCTGCCGCAGCCGTTTGAAGCGCCGGAAGACCTTGCCGAACCGGTGGAAGACTAG
- the rpmA gene encoding 50S ribosomal protein L27 has protein sequence MAHKKGASSTRNGRDSNAQYLGVKRFGGQVVKAGEIIVRQRGTHFHPGAGVGIGKDDTLFALDAGAVEFGQRRGRRVVNIVAAAV, from the coding sequence ATGGCACATAAAAAGGGCGCGAGCTCCACTCGCAACGGTCGTGATTCCAACGCTCAGTACCTCGGGGTGAAGCGCTTCGGCGGTCAGGTCGTCAAGGCCGGCGAGATCATCGTCCGCCAGCGCGGCACCCACTTCCACCCCGGTGCGGGCGTGGGCATCGGCAAGGACGACACCCTGTTCGCCCTGGACGCCGGTGCGGTCGAGTTCGGCCAGCGGCGCGGACGCCGCGTTGTGAACATCGTCGCAGCTGCGGTCTGA
- the obgE gene encoding GTPase ObgE, whose amino-acid sequence MASFVDRVVLHVSGGTGGHGCVSVKREKFKPLGGPDGGKGGDGGDVILRVSAQTTTLLDYHHAPHRNAGNGGPGMGDWRDGRIGETLVLDVPDGTVVKDKAGNVLADLVGEGTEYIAAAGGQGGLGNAALSSQKRKAPGFALLGVEGSHGDIVLELKSIADIALVGFPSAGKSSLIAAMSAARPKIADYPFTTLVPNLGVVQSGDIRFTIADVPGLIEGASEGKGLGHNFLRHVERCAALVHVLDCAALEPDRDPISDLAVIERELDRYAVDMSFAGADGDVVPLNARPRLVALNKVDAPDGRDMAEFVKGDLEARGYRVFEVSAASHEGLRQLGFAMAEIVQEARDAVAAAPAKATPVVLRPRAVNATPFIIRREEKNLEPLFRVIGEKPERWVRQTDFQNEEAIGYLADRLAKAGVETGLFKAGATPGDTVVIGEDDGMVFDWEPTMMGGAEHLAAPRGTDLRLLDLGDRPTRAQKREEQQERRDAKAAARAELEAERKAGIWTESTNRQHARNLGIKEDLDANGGATDDDEL is encoded by the coding sequence TTGGCCAGCTTTGTTGACCGGGTTGTTTTGCATGTATCCGGCGGGACAGGCGGCCATGGCTGCGTCTCTGTCAAACGCGAGAAGTTCAAGCCCCTGGGCGGGCCCGACGGCGGCAAGGGCGGGGATGGCGGCGACGTCATTCTGCGCGTCAGCGCGCAGACCACCACACTTCTGGACTACCACCATGCGCCCCACCGCAACGCCGGCAACGGCGGCCCCGGCATGGGCGACTGGCGCGACGGCAGGATCGGCGAGACCCTGGTTCTCGACGTGCCGGACGGCACCGTCGTCAAGGACAAGGCCGGCAATGTCCTGGCGGACCTCGTGGGCGAAGGGACCGAATACATTGCCGCGGCCGGCGGCCAGGGCGGCCTGGGCAACGCCGCGCTGTCCTCCCAAAAGCGCAAGGCGCCCGGCTTCGCCCTTCTCGGCGTCGAGGGCAGCCACGGGGACATTGTCCTGGAACTGAAGTCCATCGCGGACATCGCACTGGTCGGATTCCCCTCCGCCGGCAAGTCCAGCCTCATTGCGGCCATGTCCGCCGCGCGCCCCAAGATAGCCGACTACCCCTTCACCACCCTGGTGCCCAACCTCGGCGTGGTGCAGTCCGGCGACATCCGCTTCACCATCGCCGACGTCCCGGGCTTGATCGAAGGCGCCAGCGAAGGCAAGGGACTGGGTCACAACTTCCTGCGCCACGTGGAGCGCTGCGCCGCCCTGGTCCACGTCCTGGACTGCGCCGCACTGGAACCGGACCGCGACCCCATCTCGGACCTCGCCGTCATCGAACGGGAGCTGGACCGCTACGCCGTGGACATGAGCTTTGCCGGGGCAGACGGCGACGTGGTCCCCCTGAACGCGCGCCCCCGCCTGGTGGCGCTGAACAAGGTCGACGCCCCGGACGGGCGCGACATGGCCGAGTTCGTCAAGGGCGACCTCGAGGCCCGCGGCTACCGGGTCTTCGAGGTCTCCGCGGCAAGCCACGAAGGCCTGCGCCAGCTCGGCTTCGCCATGGCCGAGATCGTCCAGGAGGCCCGCGACGCTGTCGCCGCGGCCCCCGCGAAAGCCACCCCCGTGGTCTTGCGTCCGCGCGCCGTGAACGCCACCCCGTTCATCATCCGCCGCGAGGAAAAGAACCTGGAGCCATTGTTCCGTGTCATCGGGGAAAAGCCCGAGCGCTGGGTCCGGCAGACCGACTTCCAGAATGAGGAGGCCATCGGCTACCTCGCGGACCGCCTTGCCAAGGCAGGGGTGGAAACCGGCTTGTTCAAGGCAGGAGCCACGCCCGGGGACACCGTGGTGATCGGCGAGGACGACGGCATGGTCTTCGACTGGGAGCCGACCATGATGGGCGGCGCCGAGCACCTTGCCGCACCCCGCGGCACCGACCTGCGCCTGTTGGATTTGGGCGACCGTCCCACCCGCGCCCAAAAGCGCGAGGAGCAGCAGGAGCGCCGCGACGCCAAGGCGGCCGCCCGCGCCGAGCTGGAAGCCGAACGCAAGGCCGGCATCTGGACCGAGTCAACCAACCGCCAGCATGCCAGGAACCTTGGCATCAAGGAAGACCTTGACGCCAACGGCGGTGCAACGGACGACGATGAGCTCTAG
- a CDS encoding glutamate-5-semialdehyde dehydrogenase has translation MTEQIVEHTGTAGTTGARQGGLPEAGALQAPAAGAEAAGSGSAAAEVRGITERARRASRRMAGANRAWKDRGLRAIASALLGSQDRILAANAKDVAAGRENGTSAAMLDRLTLTPQRIQGLADALDKLATLPDPVGNVVRGQTLPNGLRMRQVNVPMGVVAAIYEARPNVTVDIAGLALKSGNAVILRGGTAAAHTNGALLEILRDALDSVKLPSDAVQSVDKYGREGATLLMKARGQVDVLIPRGGRELIQTVVQNSAVPVIETGEGNVHIFLDASAKEDMCVDILLNAKTQRPSVCNTVETLLVHKDSTAISAVLAALSDAGVRLHVDERIAPLVPAGATSFPATDEDWATEYMDLDLAVKMVDSLPEAIKHIRRWSTGHTEAILTNDLANAETFIAEIDSAAVIVNASTRFTDGGELGLGAEVGISTQKLHARGPMGLKELTTTKWIIQGEGQIRG, from the coding sequence ATGACCGAGCAGATTGTTGAACACACCGGCACAGCTGGAACCACAGGGGCGCGCCAGGGCGGACTCCCCGAGGCGGGCGCCTTGCAGGCCCCGGCAGCCGGCGCCGAAGCTGCCGGTTCCGGGTCAGCCGCCGCCGAGGTCCGCGGCATCACCGAGCGGGCCCGCCGGGCATCGCGCCGCATGGCGGGAGCCAACCGTGCGTGGAAGGACAGGGGCCTGCGCGCCATCGCCTCGGCCCTGCTGGGCAGCCAGGACCGCATCCTCGCCGCCAATGCCAAGGATGTGGCCGCCGGCCGGGAAAACGGCACCTCAGCCGCCATGCTGGACCGGCTCACGCTGACCCCACAACGCATCCAGGGCCTGGCCGACGCGCTCGACAAGCTGGCAACCCTGCCGGACCCGGTGGGCAACGTGGTACGCGGCCAGACCCTGCCCAACGGCCTGCGCATGCGCCAGGTCAACGTCCCCATGGGCGTGGTGGCCGCCATTTACGAGGCCCGGCCCAACGTCACCGTGGACATTGCCGGCCTGGCCCTCAAGAGCGGAAACGCCGTGATCCTGCGTGGCGGGACGGCGGCGGCCCACACAAACGGGGCGCTGCTGGAGATCCTGCGTGACGCCCTCGATTCCGTCAAGCTTCCCTCCGACGCTGTCCAGTCCGTCGACAAGTACGGCCGGGAGGGCGCCACCCTGCTCATGAAGGCCCGCGGCCAGGTGGACGTGCTCATTCCCCGTGGAGGGCGCGAGCTGATCCAAACGGTGGTGCAAAACTCAGCCGTGCCGGTCATAGAGACCGGCGAGGGCAATGTGCACATCTTCCTAGACGCCAGCGCCAAGGAAGACATGTGCGTGGACATCCTGCTCAACGCCAAGACCCAGCGGCCCAGCGTGTGCAACACCGTGGAAACACTGCTGGTGCACAAGGATTCCACCGCGATCTCCGCCGTCCTTGCCGCCCTGTCCGACGCCGGGGTGCGGCTCCACGTGGACGAGCGCATCGCGCCGCTCGTGCCCGCCGGCGCAACGAGCTTCCCCGCCACCGACGAAGACTGGGCGACCGAGTACATGGACCTGGACCTGGCCGTGAAGATGGTCGATTCCCTGCCGGAGGCCATCAAGCACATCCGCCGGTGGAGCACAGGCCACACCGAAGCCATCCTCACCAACGACCTGGCCAACGCCGAGACGTTCATTGCCGAGATCGACTCGGCCGCCGTCATTGTCAATGCCAGCACCCGCTTCACGGACGGCGGCGAGCTGGGGCTGGGCGCGGAGGTCGGGATATCCACACAGAAACTGCATGCCCGAGGCCCCATGGGCCTGAAGGAACTGACCACCACCAAGTGGATCATCCAGGGGGAGGGGCAAATTCGGGGCTGA
- the rsfS gene encoding ribosome silencing factor — protein MTATEHSIEVVRAAARAASDKLAQDLIALDVSDRLAITDIFFIASASTERQVNAIVDGIEDELHKFDMRPVRREGRSGGRWVLLDYADIVVHVQHEEDRIFYALERLYADCPVVDLQLPESDPSVKQSVDAE, from the coding sequence GTGACCGCAACAGAACACTCCATCGAGGTGGTCCGGGCAGCTGCACGGGCGGCATCGGACAAGCTCGCCCAAGACCTCATTGCACTGGACGTGAGCGACAGGCTGGCCATCACGGATATTTTCTTCATCGCCTCCGCCTCAACCGAACGCCAGGTCAACGCCATTGTGGACGGCATCGAGGACGAGCTGCACAAGTTCGACATGCGCCCCGTCCGCCGCGAAGGCCGCTCCGGCGGGCGCTGGGTGCTGTTGGACTACGCCGACATCGTGGTGCACGTCCAGCACGAGGAGGACAGGATCTTTTACGCCCTGGAACGCCTCTACGCCGACTGCCCCGTGGTTGACCTGCAGCTGCCCGAATCCGATCCTTCGGTCAAGCAGAGCGTGGACGCCGAGTAA
- the rplU gene encoding 50S ribosomal protein L21: protein MVYAIVRAGGRQEKVSVGDYVTMNRVPGGVGSTLELPALLLVDGEKLTTAAKDLANVKVTAEKLEDLRGPKIVIQKFKNKTGYKKRQGHRQELSKVKITSIA from the coding sequence GTGGTGTACGCGATTGTCCGCGCAGGCGGCCGTCAAGAAAAGGTTTCCGTCGGAGACTACGTGACCATGAACCGCGTCCCCGGTGGAGTCGGCAGCACGCTTGAGCTGCCCGCTTTGCTCTTGGTTGATGGTGAGAAGCTCACCACCGCCGCAAAGGACCTGGCTAATGTAAAGGTTACGGCTGAGAAGCTGGAGGATCTTCGCGGACCGAAGATCGTCATCCAGAAGTTCAAGAACAAGACCGGCTACAAGAAGCGTCAGGGCCACCGTCAGGAACTGTCCAAGGTCAAGATCACCTCGATCGCGTAA
- a CDS encoding bifunctional hydroxymethylpyrimidine kinase/phosphomethylpyrimidine kinase, with product MNSTATPVPLRHLPPAEPTAGAGGAPRPPHVLSIAGSDPSGGAGIQADIKAISAHGGYAMAAITALTAQNTRGVQGVHVPPADFLARQLDSLSADITIDAVKIGMLANAGVMDAVGEWLAKTRPPVVVLDPVMVATSGDDLMDGNAREALLRLLRHAHLATPNLVELGVLAGEPQAATWEAALQQGKALALAHGIAVLVKGGHLDGDECPDALLGPDGSVEVFAGPRVDTANTHGTGCSLSAALATLQAQTGSWPESVKRAKDWLTGALRTADALDLGHGHGPLNHFHELWTNRPPAADAFSRSLWADIAPQREALFALDFIKDLTAGSLDSRHFAYYLAQDAQYLNAYSRVLARASALAPTEDEQRFWAAGAQNCLAVELSLHREWLSRHPVDVTQGPVTKHYVDHLQAVAFSGSYAEVAAAVLPCYWLYAEVGRVLDADYRAAELRKAELRRAGGGPTAGAVKHDGGTDGGVHPYREWLETYADDAFTEAAARAVAIVDAAAGRGSALERERMREAFGNSAQYEVDFFDAPRLYA from the coding sequence TTGAACAGCACCGCCACTCCCGTACCACTCCGGCACCTCCCGCCCGCGGAGCCGACGGCGGGTGCCGGCGGCGCGCCGCGGCCCCCGCACGTGCTCAGCATCGCCGGCTCGGACCCCTCGGGAGGCGCCGGCATCCAGGCCGACATCAAGGCCATCTCCGCCCACGGTGGCTATGCCATGGCCGCCATCACGGCGCTGACCGCACAGAACACCCGGGGGGTGCAGGGCGTCCATGTGCCACCGGCCGACTTCCTCGCCCGGCAGCTTGACAGCCTCTCAGCGGACATCACGATCGACGCGGTCAAGATCGGCATGCTCGCCAACGCCGGGGTGATGGACGCCGTGGGGGAGTGGCTGGCGAAAACCCGGCCGCCCGTCGTCGTGCTTGACCCGGTCATGGTGGCGACCAGCGGTGACGACCTCATGGACGGGAACGCCCGGGAAGCGCTGCTCCGCCTGCTCCGCCACGCCCATCTGGCCACGCCCAACCTCGTCGAATTGGGCGTCCTGGCGGGCGAGCCCCAGGCCGCGACGTGGGAGGCTGCGCTGCAGCAGGGCAAGGCGCTGGCCCTGGCCCACGGCATCGCCGTGCTGGTCAAGGGCGGGCATCTGGACGGGGACGAATGCCCCGATGCGCTGCTGGGCCCGGACGGGTCGGTGGAGGTTTTCGCGGGGCCGCGCGTGGACACCGCCAACACGCATGGCACCGGCTGTTCGCTGTCCGCCGCGCTGGCCACGCTGCAGGCACAGACCGGCAGCTGGCCCGAAAGTGTGAAGCGGGCCAAGGACTGGCTGACGGGGGCGTTGCGCACCGCGGACGCGCTGGACCTCGGGCACGGGCACGGGCCGCTCAACCACTTCCACGAACTGTGGACCAACCGGCCGCCGGCCGCCGACGCGTTCAGCCGGTCGCTGTGGGCCGACATCGCACCCCAGCGTGAAGCCCTTTTTGCGCTGGACTTCATCAAGGACCTCACCGCCGGTTCGCTCGACAGCCGGCACTTTGCCTACTACCTGGCCCAGGACGCGCAGTACCTCAACGCGTATTCGCGCGTGCTTGCCCGTGCCAGTGCCTTGGCCCCCACCGAGGACGAGCAGCGCTTCTGGGCCGCCGGCGCGCAGAACTGCCTGGCCGTGGAACTCTCGCTCCATCGCGAGTGGCTTAGTCGGCACCCGGTGGACGTGACGCAGGGGCCCGTGACCAAGCACTATGTGGACCACCTCCAGGCCGTTGCCTTCTCGGGCAGCTACGCCGAAGTGGCCGCCGCCGTACTGCCGTGCTACTGGCTGTACGCCGAGGTGGGCCGCGTGCTCGATGCCGACTACCGGGCGGCCGAACTCCGGAAGGCAGAACTCAGGAGGGCGGGCGGCGGCCCGACGGCAGGGGCTGTGAAGCACGACGGCGGCACGGACGGGGGCGTCCATCCATACCGTGAGTGGCTGGAAACGTATGCGGACGACGCCTTCACCGAGGCCGCGGCCCGGGCCGTGGCAATCGTCGACGCCGCGGCGGGCCGGGGCTCCGCGCTGGAGCGGGAGCGCATGAGGGAGGCCTTTGGCAACTCGGCGCAATACGAAGTGGATTTCTTTGACGCGCCGCGGCTCTACGCCTGA
- the proB gene encoding glutamate 5-kinase: MSSSGLPARADAGTRQAIATAARIVVKVGSSSLTSVAGGISEVALKNLVDVLAHRRLAGTEVILVSSGAIAAGLLPLGLSRRPKDLATQQAAASVGQGLLMANYNHAFIEHGVTVSQVLLTSEDLTRRSQYVNAHRALERLLHLGVVPVVNENDTVATHEIRFGDNDRLAALVAHLVKADALVLLSDVDSLYDGPPGDGASRISTIDSPEDLEGIVIGSAGRAGVGTGGMATKVQAALIAAETGIPALVTSTENAAAALAGDDVGTWFSINGSKRPVRLLWLAHLADIRGRLVLDDGAVRAVCERHKSLLPAGIIAVTGEFDAGDAVEIADPAGTVIAHGLVNYRSGDLPQMLGRSTKSLAKELGREYEREVVHVDDLVLIHS; this comes from the coding sequence ATGAGCTCTAGCGGCCTGCCCGCCCGGGCCGACGCCGGCACCCGCCAGGCGATCGCCACAGCGGCACGAATCGTGGTCAAGGTGGGCTCGTCGTCGCTCACCTCGGTGGCCGGCGGCATCTCCGAGGTGGCGCTGAAGAACCTGGTGGACGTGCTGGCGCACCGGCGGCTGGCGGGCACGGAGGTCATCCTGGTTTCCTCCGGCGCCATCGCCGCCGGGCTGCTGCCGTTGGGCCTGTCCCGGCGTCCCAAGGACCTGGCCACCCAGCAGGCCGCCGCAAGCGTGGGGCAGGGCCTGTTGATGGCGAACTACAATCACGCCTTCATCGAGCACGGCGTCACGGTCTCACAGGTGCTGCTGACCTCCGAGGACCTGACTCGGCGCAGCCAGTATGTCAACGCCCACCGCGCGTTGGAGAGGCTGCTGCACCTGGGCGTGGTGCCCGTCGTGAACGAAAACGACACCGTGGCCACCCACGAAATCCGCTTCGGCGACAACGACCGCCTGGCCGCCCTTGTCGCCCATCTGGTGAAGGCCGACGCGCTGGTCCTGCTCTCCGACGTCGACTCCCTGTATGACGGGCCTCCCGGCGACGGCGCCAGCCGGATCAGCACCATCGACTCGCCCGAGGATCTCGAAGGCATTGTCATCGGCAGCGCCGGCAGGGCGGGTGTCGGCACCGGCGGCATGGCCACCAAGGTCCAGGCCGCGCTGATCGCCGCCGAAACCGGCATCCCGGCCCTGGTCACGTCCACCGAAAATGCCGCCGCCGCCCTCGCCGGGGACGACGTCGGCACGTGGTTCAGCATCAACGGCAGCAAGCGCCCCGTCCGCCTGCTGTGGCTGGCCCACCTGGCGGACATCCGCGGCCGCCTGGTCCTCGACGACGGGGCCGTCCGGGCCGTCTGCGAACGCCACAAGTCGCTGCTGCCGGCCGGCATCATTGCCGTCACCGGTGAGTTCGATGCCGGGGACGCCGTGGAGATTGCCGATCCTGCCGGCACTGTCATTGCGCACGGACTGGTCAACTACCGCAGCGGGGACCTCCCGCAGATGCTGGGGCGCTCCACCAAGTCCCTGGCCAAGGAATTGGGCCGCGAGTACGAACGCGAGGTGGTCCATGTGGACGACCTGGTCCTGATCCACTCCTGA
- the nadD gene encoding nicotinate-nucleotide adenylyltransferase → MGGTFDPIHHGHLVAASEVASVFKLDEVIFVPTGEPWQKAKRKVSAAEHRYLMTVIATASNPQFTVSRVDIDRPGPTFTIDTLRDLKRARPEADLFFITGADAMAQIMSWKDNEELWSLAHFVGVTRPGHVLDDMGRSDVSLLEVPAMAISSTDCRVRVQEHNPVWYLVPDGVVQYIAKYGLYVQPDSDPGARVLPVTSSTE, encoded by the coding sequence ATGGGCGGGACGTTCGATCCGATCCACCATGGGCACCTTGTGGCAGCCAGTGAGGTTGCGAGCGTCTTCAAGCTGGACGAGGTCATCTTCGTGCCGACCGGGGAGCCATGGCAGAAGGCTAAACGCAAGGTCAGCGCCGCCGAACACCGTTACCTGATGACGGTCATCGCGACGGCCTCGAACCCGCAGTTCACCGTCAGCCGGGTGGACATTGACCGGCCCGGGCCCACCTTTACCATCGACACACTGCGCGACCTGAAGCGGGCGCGTCCGGAAGCGGACTTGTTCTTCATCACGGGCGCCGACGCCATGGCGCAGATCATGTCATGGAAGGACAACGAGGAACTGTGGAGCCTGGCACACTTCGTCGGTGTGACGCGGCCAGGACACGTGCTCGACGACATGGGCCGCTCCGACGTAAGTTTGTTGGAAGTGCCCGCCATGGCAATCTCGTCAACGGACTGCCGCGTCAGGGTGCAGGAGCACAATCCCGTCTGGTACCTGGTGCCGGACGGTGTGGTGCAATACATTGCCAAATACGGGCTGTACGTCCAGCCGGACAGCGACCCGGGCGCACGGGTCCTGCCGGTGACTTCTAGTACTGAATGA